Genomic window (Caldinitratiruptor microaerophilus):
GCGGTACATGGTGCGCAGGTACCGCTCGATCGCTTCCGCCGCCTCGTAAGGGCGGGTGGCGCCGGCCTCCTCCGCGATCCGGCGGGCCAGCCGCAGCACGCGCCGCAGGTCCCGGGAATCCCCCGGGAGCTGGAGGTAGGGGCCCAGCGCCGGGTCGTCCGGGGACGCGGGGCGGCCCAGGTTCCGGACCTGGTCGGCGGAGATGCGGGCCACGCGGCTTTCGACCGTGTACGGCTGAAGCGGGATGCGCGGGCCGGCCGCGATCAGGTTCTGGTCGCGGTCCGCCCGGTACAGGGGCACGCCCTCCACCCGGACGGGCTCCAGTGCGTGGAAGAGCGTGTCCGTGCGCACGGTCACGGGCTGCACCGTGACCCGCACGACGTCCCGGGGAACCTCCAGGGAATACGCGGTGGGGAGCACGGACGCCGGGCCGAGAACGTCGGTCTCGCCTTCCGGCACCTTCCAGCCCCGGCCCGTGTAGGTGGTGTGCACGCTGCCGCGCAGGTAGAGGGGCGCCTCCAGCGGGCGGTCGAGCTCGAGCCGCAGGGCGACGGTGTCGTCGAGGACTGCCGGCCCCCCTAGCTCCTCCGTGCTGCCTCCCCATCCCACCAGGCGAAGGCTGAAGCGGAGTGCCTCGCCCGTCCCGAGGCCGGCCCCCCGCAGCCGCTGCAGGGCAGGGAAGAGTCCCCGGAGCTGCTCGCCGGCGGCTCCCAGGCTCACGGGCGGGATGTCCGACGGCAGCGCCAGGGCGAGGGAGGTGACGGCGAGGATGGCCAGGGAGCCGGCCATCCAGTCCGGTGGGCGCAGCGCCCGGCGCCCGGCCGACCGCCACGCCAGGGCCTGGTGGGACGAGCGGGCGACCGCCCACAGGAGCAGGCCCAGAGCGAGATAGAGCACGAGGTACCCCTCTGCGTCGTCCCAGAACAGGACCCACTGGAACCCGAACAGGGCGGCGCCAAGGGTGAGCGACCAGAACGAGTTCCCCCGGCCCAGGGCCTCCCGCAGGATGAAGAGGGCCAGACCGCCAGCGATCAGCGTCAGGAAGAACCAGGCCACCGACGGGTGAAGTGTCTCGAAGTGTCCCACCCGGACCTGACCGGCCAGGTAAGCCAGGCGCAGCAGGAGGACCTCGACCCGGGCGGCCAGGCCGCCCAGCCAGGAGAGGCGGATGTCCCAGCGCCGGGAGAGCAGGGCGTTCAGGAGCGGTGTGCAGGCGAGAAAAGCCAGGACGAGCACGCCGCTGCCGAGGAGCCGGACCGGCCGCCGCCAGCCGGCCCAGGCCAGGCCGGTCGCCACCACCGCCAGGCCGGCGAGTCTCGGGGCCGGGATCTCCTGCCGCCAGAAGCCGGCCAGCGAGACCAGGAGCGCGGCAACCATGCCCGCCGTCAGGAGCGCAACCGGGACCTCGGCGATCCACGGACGTCGCTGCGTCACGGAACCACCCTCTCCACCGGCGAGGGGCCCTGCACCTGATAGGCCGGGAGGCTCCGCAGGTCGTCGCCGACCCCCAGGAGGTAGACCGGGATGCGTCTGTCGGCCAGCGCCCGGGCCAGCCGGTCGCGCTCCGGGCGCGCCCGGCCTCTTCCGGGCGCCACGCTCTCCGACCGCACCACCGCCAGCAGCAGCCGGTAGGGTCCCTGCAGCCGGAGCAGGGTGGCGGCCAGGGAAGGGGTCAGGTCGGGCGTGATCACGGCGAGCGCGGAGCGCGCGGGCAACGAGGGCGTCTCTGCCCGGAGCACCTCCGCCAGGGGCCGGTCCCCGTCCGCCTCGACGCCGGCAAGCAGCTCCAGGATCCCGCGCAGCGCCCGGGCGCCGCGAGCGGGGGGCAGGAGCACCCGCTGCGCCCCTCGGGCGAGGAGGCCGGCCGCGAAGCCCTGCCGGACGGCCAGGTCCGCCAGGGCCGCGGCCAGCTCCACCGCAAGCTCCACGGTCTCTCCCGCCGGTCCTGCCACGTGGGCCCGGCGGTCCAGGTCGAGCACCACGAGCAGCTGGGTGGTGGCCGTGCGGTCGAACTCCTTGAGGTAGAGGCTGCCCTGGTGGCGGGCAGAGGACCGCCAGTGGATGTGCCGGGGGCTGTCCCCGGGGCGGTACGGACGGATCTCCGCGAGGCGGGCGGGATCCGCCACGCCGTGCCGTGGGTCCTGGAGACGCCCCAGCGGCTGGGCCAGCGGGAGCGGCAGGTCCTCGATGCGGACGACCCGCGGGTAGACGGTCAGGTAGCGGCCCGTGGCGAACTCGCGGCGGACCACGAAGAGCCCGAGCCCATCCCCCGCCACGATCCGGAACGGGCCCAGCGGCAGCCGGCCCCGCCGCCTGGCCGTCAGCCGGAACTCCAGGAGCTGCGTGCCGTACGGGCCGAGGGCCCCGCCCTGCGCGGGGGCGTCGACGGAGGCCACCTTCCCGGGGATCGGCAGGTCCACCTCGACCCACGGGACGGGAACGGCACCCGTGTTCTCGACGCGCATGCGGACGTGGACGACCTCGCCCGCGGACAGCCGGTCCCGGTCGACGGTGACCTCGTGGCGGAGGTGGCGCCCGAGCCAGAGGGTCCACAGCAGGGCGGCCGTCACGGAGCCGGCGGCGGCGTAGAAGAGGAACCACGGCAGCGTGCCCCCGGCGAGCCGGGCGAACGCCAGCGCGGCCGCCGCCAGGACCAGGAGCCGCCCGTCACGGATTGCGGGCATGGCGCCGCACCCCCGTGGGGACGCGCACGGTGCCGAGGAGTTCGGCCAGGACGGACAGGGCCGTCTTTCCCTGCAGCTGCGCCTCCGGCCGGATGATCAGCCGGTGCCCGAGGGTGAGCGGCGCCATCTCCTTGACGTCGTCGGGCGTGACGAAGTCCCGGCCGCGCACGAGCGCCAGGGCCTGGGAAGCCTTGTAGAGGGCGATGGTTCCCCGGGGGCTTCCGCCCAGGTACACGTCCGGGTGCTCCCGCGTGCGGTGGACGACCGTGACGATGTACTCCTCGAGGGACGGGTCCACGTGGACCGCCCGGACCTGCTCCTGGGCCGTCAGGATGTCCTCCGGCGAGACCACCGGCTCCAGCGACTCCACGGGCGAACCGTGCGACAGCCGCAGGATCTCCCGCTCTTCCGCGGGGGTCGGATACCCGAGCTGGAGCCGGATGAAGAACCGGTCGAGCTGCGCCTCCGGCAGGGGGAAGGTCCCCTCGTACTCGATCGGGTTCTGGGTGGCCAGCACGAGGAAAGGTTGCGGCAGCGGGTACGTCACCCCGTCGACCGTCACCTGCCGCTCTTCCATGGCCTCCAGGAGGGCCGACTGCGTGCGGGGCGACGTCCGGTTGATCTCGTCGGCCAGCACGACCTGGGCGAGGAGCGGTCCCGGCCGGAACTCGAAGGTTCCGGTGGCCTGGTTCCACACGCTCACCCCGGTGATGTCGGATGGCAGGAGGTCGGGCGTGAACTGGATCCGGCGGAACTGGCAGCCGAGCGACCGCGCCATCGCCCGCACGAGGGTGGTCTTGCCCACGCCGGGCACGTCCTCGATGAGGACGTGGCCCTGGCACAGGAGCGCGACCAGGACGTACTCGAGTTCCCGGCGCTTCCCCACCACCACGCGCTCGACGTTGGCGACCACCTGCTCCACCAGCGTTCGGGTCTGCATGGGCGTCCCCCGCTCTCCCGTCCTGACGACGAACGGCGCGCCGCGAGCGTGAAGAGCTGCGGGGTTCGCGCCGTGAGCACATATCCTTCTCCGGGGGGGAGGGGTGTCCCTTCCGGGTTCGTACGGGTGCATGTTCGGAACGCCCGGGGCAGGCGGCACTCGGGCACGCGGTTCGCCACGCCGGGACCCCGGAAGCCGCATACTACAGTAGGGTAGTGTGCCCGCCTGTCCTGCTCGCCTGTCCGGGCGCTCCGCCCGTGCCGGCGATGCCGGGTGGCCGGGACGAGGAATCGGGCACCCCATTCCCGAAGTGAATCCACCATGAACAACGTTGTGGTTCCCCGCACGGCGGTCTTCCTCGATGCGGTCGCGACGGATCGGCGGTGGTGGTGGACCCTCTTCGGGATCAACGCCGTGGGGTCGGCGTACGGCTTCTGGTGGTACCGCGATCAGCTCGCCTCGACGCCGGCGCGGTACTGGCTGGTGGTACCGGACAGCCCGGGGTCGACCCTGCTGCTGACCGTCTTCCTCGCCGCCCTGCTGGCGCGCGCGGTCCCCGGCGCCCGACCGGGGCAGCCGGTCCGGGTCCGGGGGGCCTGGGGCACACTCCTGGCCGTGGCGCTGGCGTCCAACATCAAGTACGGGCTCTGGACGGCCGTCGTGCTCCCGCTCCACGCCATCGCGTCCGGTACGTGGACGCCGCCCGACGTCTACCTGTCGCTTTCGCACCTGGGCATGTGGGCGCAGGCCCTCGTGTTCCTCCGGCTACACCGGCCGGCGCGCGGCGCTGCGCTGGCGGCGCTCGGATGGCTTCTCTTCCAGGACTACGTCGACTACTGGGCGCTCCACACCCACCCGTACCTGCCGGATGAGGCCCTGGAACCCGCCGCCCGGGCCGTCGCCCTGGTGCTCACGGCCGTCGGGGCCGGCACGGTGATCTGGAGCGCTTGGCAGCCGCTCCGAGGAGGTGATGGTGGTGGCAGATGAGCAGGAGTCGCTGCAATCCCTACCGGTGATCCTGCGCACCGAAGGCATCGGCCTGCGCGACAAGGCGGACCTCCTCGAGCGCCTGCGCAAGATCGAGGGTCAGGTCCGGGGCCTCCAGCGGATGGTCGAGGAGGACCGGTACTGCGTCGACATCCTCGTGCAGCTGGCGGCGGTGCGGGCGGCCCTGAACCGCGTGGCCTTCCTGCTGCTGGAGAGCCACACCCGCGGCTGCGTCGCGGCGGCGCTGCGGCGGGGGGACGGCGAGGCGGCCGTTCAGGAGCTGCTGGCCGTGATGGACAAGCTGCTGAAAGGCGGCGGGCTCTAGCCCGCGACCTTGGTCCCGACGGTCTCCACCGCCGTCCAGGTCACCGTGAAGCCCTCCGGCGCGGCCCGGCGCATGGCCCGTGCTGCCTCGGCCTCGACGGCCCGCCGGGTTTCGGGGGAGAGGCCCGCCGCCCAGTTCGGGGCAACCGTGGCCATGAGCCGGACGAAGCGCTCGGGGTCGTAGACGTATACTCGCTCCGCGATCGGGCGGAAGAACGGCAGGGCGAACCCGGCCGCCTGGAGGCTGCAGGCCACCTCCTGGGCGCTGGGCAGGTCGGGGAACGCTTCCGGGGCATGAGGGCCCAGGAGGTGGGTCAGGACCGACTGGAGAAGGGCCCGCCACTCGCCGAAGCCCGGGGCCGTCGCGCAGGCCAGCACCAGCTGGCCCCCCGCGCGCAGCACCCGGGCGAACTCGCGCGCAGCCCGGGGGCGGTCCCGGACCCAGTGGTACATGCTGTTCGCCACGACGAGGTCGAAGGTGCCGTCGGGGTACGGGATGTCCTCGGCGTCCCCTTCCTGCAGGACGGCCACGACGCCGGCCATCCCCGCCTTGGCGCCGGCCACGGCTACCATGCCGGGGGACAGGTCGATGCCCACCAGGAGCCGGCATGGTCCGAACACGCGCGCCAGTTCGAGCAGGTTGATCCCGGTCCCCGAACCGACGTCGAGGATGGCGGGCTGCGGCGGTACCCGCACCAGCGGCAACAGGCGCCTCAGCCCCATCAGGTAGGCGTGCCCGGCGACGGCGTCGTACTCGAGCGCGGTCTGGCTGTAGCCCGCGGCCACGCGGGTCTTGAGCTCCAGGGCTGCCACCCCCCGGAGCACGTTATGCCGGGGTGGCGGCCGCGGTCACGCCCATCGGAACCGGTGGCGGACAACGGCGGATTCTCATACCCTGCAACCGAGAAGGACGCCGGGGAGGTGAGCTTGGTGCCCTTCGGCTTCCCGTTCACGTTCCCCTTTGCGTTCCTCTTTGGGTTCCCCGCGGGTTTCCCCTTCGCGTTCCCGTTCGGGTTCCCGTTCGGGTTCCCGGCGACCATCGCCGGCACGAGCGCGGCGGCGATACCCGCCACCACGGTGGCGACGACGCCCTTCCCGTTCATCTGATCCCGGCCCTGCGGCCTCCGGCCGGGGTGCTGTGCCCCGGCCGGCCCGTACATCCACCCGCCGAGGAGGGAACCACGTGCACCGGATCCGGATTCAGGCTCCGCCCTTCCTTCCCCCGAGACTCCCGTGGTTCCCCGCGGGCCCGCCGCCGATGCCGCCGCTGCCCCTGAACATGCCCCGGATGCCATGGCCGGAGGGCGGGTTCGCGCCGCCGGCCGCGGGGAACACCGGCCCGGGGAGCGCCGGCGCCGCGGGCGGCTGGCAGGGGAATCCGTGGGCCCGGGCCCCGATCGCCGGCACGGGCGTCACGGGCGGGGCGCTGGCCGCCAGGGGTGCGCCGCCCGGCTGGTGAGGTCGGCGCCCAGCCGGACGAGCCGGAGGGCCCTGGCGGTCGCCTCGGTCACGAACTCGGCGGCCCGGGCCATCGCCTCCGCCTCGGGGATCGGGCCCGGGACGATGCTCAGGAGGGCGCTCACCCCGCGGTCCAGGAGGGCCTCGGCGCCGGGGCCCAGGCTCCCGGAGATCACGACCACCGGCACGCCGCGGCGCACCGCCGCGCGCGCGACGCCGAGGGGCACCTTCCCGTGCAGGGTCTGCGCGTCGGTCCGGCCCTCGCCGGTCAGGACGAGCCAGGCATCCTCCAGGCGCCGTTCGAAGCCCACCGTGTCCATGACGAGGTCGATCCCCCGCTCGAGCCGGGCGCCTGCGACGGCCAGGAGCCCGGCACCGAGCCCGCCTGCCGCGCCCGCTCCCGGCACGCCGCTCACCTCGCGACCCAGGTCCCGGGCGAGGATCTCGCCCCAGCGGCCGAGGGCGGCGTCGAGCTCGGCGATCATCTCCGGCGTGGCGCCCTTCTGGGGTCCATACACCGCCGAGGCGCCCCGGGGGCCGGTGAGCGGGTTGTCGACGTCGCAGGCGACCCGGATCCGCACGTCCCGCAGCCGGGGGTCCAGGCCGGAGACGTCGATCCGCTCCAGGCGGGCGAGCTCGGCCCCGCCGGGCCCGATCTCGCGCCCGGCGCGGTCGAGGAGGCGGGCCCCGAGCGCCTGGGCCATGCCCGCTCCGCCGTCGTTGGTGGCGCTGCCGCCGATCCCGAGGACGATCTCCCGGCAGCCCCGGTCCAGGGCGGCCCGGATGAGTTCCCCGGTACCTCGGGTGGTGGTCCGCCGCGGGTCGCGGCGCTCCGGCGGCACCAGGGTCAGGCCGGAGGCGGCCGCCATCTCGATCACCGCCGTGCGCCCCCCGCCGACGATGCCGAAGAAGGCGTCCACCGGGTCTCCCAGCGGTCCGGTGACGGTGACCCGGATCCGCTCGCCCCCGGTCGCGGCCAGGATGGCGTCGACCGTCCCCTCTCCCCCGTCGGCGAGGGGGGTCAGCACCGTTTCCGCCTCGGGGAACACGCGGCGGACTCCGGCGGCCATCGCCTCCGCGGCCGCGATCGCGCTCAGGCTGCCCTTGAAGGAGTCGGGGGCGATGACCACCCGCATGCCCATCTCTCCCTGAACGTGTCTCCCTGAAGGTGTTGGTAGCTTTCGTATTCCGCGCCGGGCGCCCCGGTTCCCTGCCGGAGGCTGTATACCCCCCGGGGTCTACGGCGGGTCTATGCGTCGGGGAGCACCTTTTTCCAACACGTGTGCCCGAAAGGGGACTGGTACCGCACCGTGCAACTTGCTACTATAACGAGGGGATTGGTACGAAAGCCACCGGGTGTGTGGATGTTTCTGTCTATTCCGGCCGCGATTTTGGAACGCGGTTCCGAAACTGTCCCGCCCCGGGGGCGTTCCGTCCCACCACGGCAATTCGACACAGGAAGAGGTGCTGGAAGGAGTGGCCAGGTTCCAGAAACTGACCCCGCCCGCTCAGGGTGAGCCGATCCGCTTCGAGGGCGGCAAGCTGCAGGTACCCGATCATCCGATCATCCCGTTCATCGAGGGCGACGGCACCGGCCCGGACATCTGGCGGGCGGCGCAGCCCGTTCTGGACGCCGCGGTGGAGAAGGCGTACGGCGGCCGGCGCAAGATCGTCTGGTTCGAAGTGTACGCCGGGGAGAAGTGCCTGAACAAGTTCGGCGAGTGGCTGATCGAGGATACGCTCACCGCGATGCGCGAGTACCGGGTCGGGATCAAGGGCCCGCTCACCACACCCGTCGGCGGCGGGATCCGTTCCCTGAACGTGGCGCTCCGGCAACTCCTGGACCTCTACGCCTGTGTGCGGCCCGTGCGCTGGTTCCCCGGCGTACCGTCCCCGCTCCGGGAGCCCTGGAAGACGGACGTCGTGATCTTCCGGGAGAATTCCGAGGACATCTACATGGGGATCGAGTGGAAGGCCGGCAGCCCCGAGGCCAACCGGGTGATCGAGCTCGTCAAGGAGCTCGGCAAGGAGATCCGCCCGGGGAGCGGAATCGGCATCAAGCCGGTCTCCGAGTTCGGCACCAAGCGGCTCGTGCGCGCGGCGATCGAGTACGCCCTGCGTTACGGCCGCAAGAGCGTGACGCTGGTGCACAAAGGCAACATCATGAAGTTCACCGAGGGCGCCTTCCGGGAGTGGGGCTACGAGGTCGCCCGGCAGGAGTTCGGCGACGTCACCATCACCGAGGAGGAGCTCTGGGACAAGTACGGCGGGCAGCAGCCGGCCGGCAAGATCGTGATCAAGGACCGGATCGCCGACATCACCTTCCAGCAGCTGCTCCTCCGCCCCACCGAGTTCGACGTGATCGCCACCCTGAACCTGAACGGCGACTACCTGTCGGACGCCGTGGCGGCGCACGTGGGCGGCATCGGGATCGCGCCCGGGGCCAACATCTCGTACAGCGACGGGTACGGCCTGTTCGAGGCGACCCACGGCACCGCGCCGAAATACGCCGGCCTTGACAAGGTCAACCCCAGCTCGGTCATCCTCTCCGGCGAGATGATGTTCCGGTACATGGGCTGGGACGAGGCGGCCGACCTCATCATCAAGGGCATCGAGCGGACGATCGCGAACAAGACCGTGACGTACGACTTCGCCCGGCTCATGGAGGGCGCCACCGAGGTCAAGTGCTCGGAGTTCGGGCAGCTGATCATCAAGAACATGGACGGCTGAGAAAGGGGCGTCGCGCCCCTTCTCGAGGGGCCCGCGGCATCCGGCGGCGGGCCCTTCTTCACCCCAACAACTTCGTAGCAGGGGGCCTGAGCCATGGCCGTGAGGCGTCCCAAGATCAGCGTCATCGGCGCCGGCTTCACCGGAGCCAGCACCGCCGTGTTCGCGGCGGCGAAGGGTCTCGGCGACATCGTGCTGCTGGACATCCCGCAGCGGGAGAACTACGCCAAGGGCGTGGCGCTCGACCTGGTGGAGTCCACGCCGATCCTGAACACCGACGTGACCATCACCGGGACGGCGGACTACGCGGACACCGCGGGTTCCGACCTCGTGATCATCACCGCCGGCGTTCCCCGCAAGCCGGGGATGAGCCGCGAGGACCTCATCAGCACCAACGCCGGCATCGTGAAGTCGGTCACCGAGCAGGTGGTGAAGTATTCCCCGAACGCGTTCATCATCGTGCTGACCAACCCGGTCGACAGCATGACCTACGTCGCCTACCGGGTCTCCGGCTTCCCCAAGAACCGCGTCTTCGGCCAGTCCGGCGTGCTCGACACGGCCCGGTACCGCACCTTCCTGGCGCACGAGCTGCGGGTGTCCGTTTCCGACATCACCGCCTTCGTCCTGGGCGGCCACGGGGACGACATGGTGCCGCTGGTCCGCTACACCTACGCGGGCGGCATCCCGGTCGCGAAGCTGCTGCCGAAGGAGACCATCGACCGGATCGTGGAGCGCACCCGCAAGGGCGGCGGGGAGATCGTCAACCTCATGGGGACCAGCGCCGGGTACGCGCCGGGCGCCTCGCTGGTCGAAATGGCGGAGGCCGTCCTCAAGAACCGCCGGCGCATCCTGCCGGCGATCGCGTACCTCGACGGCGAGTACGGCTATCGGGACATCTACATGGGCGTCCCGACCATCATCGGCGGCGACGGACTGGAGTCGGTCATCGAGGTCGACCTGACGCCGGAGGAGAAGGCGGCCCTCGACAAGAGCGCGGAGGGCGTGGCCAGGACCATCGCGTTCGTCAAGGAGAACGTCCTGAAGTAGGCCGCTCATGGTCTGCCGGGTCAGCTCGCTTCCGGAAGGGAGGCTCCATCATGTCGACGGTGAAAGAGACGGTCACGTCGAGCCTCAAGGAGACCCTGAAACAGAAGATCGAAGCGTGGCGCCCCCGCACCACCCGGCTGCTGAAGGAGTTCGGCAAGGTCGTCATCGACCAGGTCACCATCGAGCAGGCGATCGGCGGTGCCCGTGACGTCCGGTGCCTGGTCACCGACATCTCCTACCTGGACCCCTACGAGGGAATCCGGTTCCGCGGCAAGACGATCCCCGAAGTCTTCGCGGAGCTGCCCAAGGCCCGCGGCTCCGAGTACCCGACCGTCGAGGCGTTCTGGTACTTCCTGCTCACCGGCGACATCCCGACCCAGGCGCAGGTCGAGGAGGTCATGGCCGAGTGGAAGCAGCGCCAGAACGTGCCCTCCTACGTGTTCGACGTGATCCGGGCCCTGCCCAAGGACAGCCACCCGATGGTCATGCTCTCGGCCGGCGTCCTGTCGATGCAGCGGGAGTCCAAGTTCACGGCGTACTACCACTCCGGCAGATACAACAAGCTGCAGGCGTGGGAGTACATGTACGAGGACGCCTTTGACCTCGTCGCCCGCATCCCCATCATCGCTGCGTTCATCTACCGGTACAAGTACAAGAACGATCAACACATCCCCATCGACCCGAACCTCGACATGGGCGCCAACTTCGCCCACATGATGGGGATCCCCAAGCCCTACGACGACGTCTCCCGCATGTATTTCATCCTCCACTCCGACCACGAGTCCGGCAACGTTTCCGCCCACACCACCCACCTGGTCGCCTCGGCGCTGTCGGATGCGTACTACGCCTACTCCGCCGGCCTGAACGGTCTTGCCGGCCCGCTCCACGGCCTCGCCAACCAGGAAGTGCTGTCCTGGATCATGGAGTTCCAGAAGAAGCTTGGCGGTGCCGAGCCGAACAAGGAGAACGTCAGCAAGGCGCTGTGGGACACCCTCAACGCCGGTCAGGTCATCCCGGGTTACGGCCACGCCGTGCTCCGCAAGACGGACCCGCGTTACACGGCGCAGCGCGAGTTCTGCCTCAAGCACATGCCGGACGACCCGCTCTTCAAGCTGGTCAGCCTGATCTACGAGGTGGCCCCGGGCATCCTCATGGAGCATGGCAAGGCGAAGAACCCCTGGCCGAACGTCGATGCCCAGTCCGGCGTGATCCAGTGGCACTACGGCGTGCGCGAGTGGGACTTCTACACCGTGCTCTTCGGCGTGGGCCGCGCCCTGGGCACCATGGCGAACATCACCTGGGACCGTGCGCTCGGCTATCCCATCGAGCGTCCGAAGTCGGTCACGACCGAGATGCTCGAGCAGTGGGCTGCCGAGGGTGGCCGGAAGTCCTGAACAGGCCGTCCACCCGAGGGTTCCAGAACATACGACGCCGCGACGCCGCCCCCCCGTGCGGGGGCGGCGTCGCCGTGCCGGTGACAGGCGATTGCCCCATCGGTTAGAATGGGATCACCGAAGGTCAAGGGGGGGAGAGTCCGGTGGCTCCGGGTGGCCGTGCGATGGCCCTCGCCTTCATGATCGGGCTCCTTCTCCTCATGTTCGCCGGTCCTGCCCTCTACGCCGTCGACCCCGGCGCGACCGAGGTGTCGTACAGCCAGTTCCTCAAGGACGTGGACGCCGGCCGGATCCGGGCGGCGCAGATCGCCGGCGAGACGGTCACCGCCGAGCGGCAGGACGGGCAGCGGGTGCAGGTCCACGTCCTCGACGTGAACTACGTGCTCGACAGGCTGGAGGCGCAGGGCGTCCCGGTCGAGTACGCCCGGCCGCCCCGGCGGCCCTGGTGGGCGGGGCTGGTGTCCGGGCTCATCCCGACAGCGCTCCTCATCGCCTTCTTCTGGCTGATGACCCGCCAGGCCAGTCCGGGGGGCCAGATCTTCCAGTTCAGCCGCTCCCGGGCCCGGCTCTACCGCCGGGAGGAGAACAACGTCACGATGAAGGACGTGGCCGGGGTCCCCGAGGCGAAGGAGGACCTGGCCGAGATCATCGACTTCCTGAAGGCGCCCGACCGCTACCTCGAGATGGGCGCCCGCATCCCCCGGGGGGTCCTCCTCGAGGGCCCGCCGGGCACCGGGAAGACCCTGCTGGCGCGGGCGGTGGCCGGCGAGGCGGGCGTGCCCTTCTTCTCCGTGTCGGGCTCCGAGTTCGTCGAGCTCTTCGCCGGCGTCGGGGCCGCGCGGGTCCGCGACCTGTTCCAGCGGGCCCGCCAGAACGCGCCGTGCATCATCTTCGTCGACGAGATCGACGCCGTCGGGCGCCACCGCGGCGTGGGCCTCGGCGGGGCGAACGACGAGCGGGAGCAGACGCTCAACCAGCTGCTGGTCGAGATGGACGGGTTCGGCCCGGCCGAGGGGATCATCGTCATGGCGGCCACCAACCGCATCGACGTCCTCGACCCCGCGCTCCTGCGCCCGGGCCGCTTCGACCGCATCATCCACGTCGACCCCCCGGACCGCCGCGGCCGGGAGGAGATCCTCAAGATCCACGCCCGCAACAAGCGGCTGGCGCCCGGGGTCGACCTGGCCCAGGTGGCGGCGCTCACCGTGGGCTTCACGGGCGCCGACCTGGCCAACCTCCTCAACGAGGCAGCCCTCCTGACCGCCCGCCGGCGGAAGCCGGCCATCGGGCCGGAGGAGATCGAGGCGGCCTTCGAGCGGATCGTCACCGGCGGCCCGGAGAAGAAGCGGGTGATCAGCCCGGACGAGAAGCGCCGGGTCGCCTTCCACGAGGCCGGCCACGCCGTGGCCGCCCGCAAGTTGGAGCACTCCGAGCCGGTGCAGAAGGTCACGATCGTGCCCCGGGGCCGGGCCGGCGGCTACACGCTCTTCCGGCAGGAGGAGGACCGCCACCTGCAGTCCCGGCGGGAGATGCTCGACTTCCTCACCGGCATCCTGGCCGGACGGGCGGCCGAGGAGGTCGTCCTCGGCGACGTCTCGACCGGTGCAGCGAACGACCTGGAGCGGGCCACGGAGCTGGCCCGCCGCATGGTGACCCAGTGGGGCATGGACCCGGAGGTGGGTCCGATTCACATGGTCGACCCGGGCGTGCCCGTGCCGCTCTTCGGTCTGCCCATCGACCGCGGCTTCTCCGAGCGGACGGCGTCGCATGTGGATGCGGCGGTCCGCCGGCTGGTCGGCGGCGCGTACCAGCGGGCGAAGGAGCTCCTCCAGCGCCACCGGGAGGGCCTGGAGCGGGTCGCCCACGCGCTGCTCGAGCGCGAGACCCTGTCCGGCGCCGAACTCGACCAGCTCCTGCAGGGAGCGTGAGCGGTCGCGCCGGGCCGCATTCCTGCCGCCTGCCAGGATCTTGACACCGCTGGCTCCGGGCTGGTACGATGCCCACATACAAGCACATGCAAGGCGGAACAGGCGGTGAAGGGGACCAGTAGGCGCCCGAGCGGGTGCCCAGAGAGCCGGCCGCCGCGCGGGCCTGCAGAGGGTTCGGGCGGAGCTGCGAGGCCGGTCGCCGGCAGGTGCCGAACCCACCCCGGAGCCGGAGGCGTCGCTGCCC
Coding sequences:
- the mdh gene encoding malate dehydrogenase; protein product: MRRPKISVIGAGFTGASTAVFAAAKGLGDIVLLDIPQRENYAKGVALDLVESTPILNTDVTITGTADYADTAGSDLVIITAGVPRKPGMSREDLISTNAGIVKSVTEQVVKYSPNAFIIVLTNPVDSMTYVAYRVSGFPKNRVFGQSGVLDTARYRTFLAHELRVSVSDITAFVLGGHGDDMVPLVRYTYAGGIPVAKLLPKETIDRIVERTRKGGGEIVNLMGTSAGYAPGASLVEMAEAVLKNRRRILPAIAYLDGEYGYRDIYMGVPTIIGGDGLESVIEVDLTPEEKAALDKSAEGVARTIAFVKENVLK
- a CDS encoding glycerate kinase, whose translation is MRVVIAPDSFKGSLSAIAAAEAMAAGVRRVFPEAETVLTPLADGGEGTVDAILAATGGERIRVTVTGPLGDPVDAFFGIVGGGRTAVIEMAAASGLTLVPPERRDPRRTTTRGTGELIRAALDRGCREIVLGIGGSATNDGGAGMAQALGARLLDRAGREIGPGGAELARLERIDVSGLDPRLRDVRIRVACDVDNPLTGPRGASAVYGPQKGATPEMIAELDAALGRWGEILARDLGREVSGVPGAGAAGGLGAGLLAVAGARLERGIDLVMDTVGFERRLEDAWLVLTGEGRTDAQTLHGKVPLGVARAAVRRGVPVVVISGSLGPGAEALLDRGVSALLSIVPGPIPEAEAMARAAEFVTEATARALRLVRLGADLTSRAAHPWRPAPRP
- the icd gene encoding isocitrate dehydrogenase (NADP(+)), yielding MARFQKLTPPAQGEPIRFEGGKLQVPDHPIIPFIEGDGTGPDIWRAAQPVLDAAVEKAYGGRRKIVWFEVYAGEKCLNKFGEWLIEDTLTAMREYRVGIKGPLTTPVGGGIRSLNVALRQLLDLYACVRPVRWFPGVPSPLREPWKTDVVIFRENSEDIYMGIEWKAGSPEANRVIELVKELGKEIRPGSGIGIKPVSEFGTKRLVRAAIEYALRYGRKSVTLVHKGNIMKFTEGAFREWGYEVARQEFGDVTITEEELWDKYGGQQPAGKIVIKDRIADITFQQLLLRPTEFDVIATLNLNGDYLSDAVAAHVGGIGIAPGANISYSDGYGLFEATHGTAPKYAGLDKVNPSSVILSGEMMFRYMGWDEAADLIIKGIERTIANKTVTYDFARLMEGATEVKCSEFGQLIIKNMDG
- a CDS encoding class I SAM-dependent methyltransferase; the protein is MAALELKTRVAAGYSQTALEYDAVAGHAYLMGLRRLLPLVRVPPQPAILDVGSGTGINLLELARVFGPCRLLVGIDLSPGMVAVAGAKAGMAGVVAVLQEGDAEDIPYPDGTFDLVVANSMYHWVRDRPRAAREFARVLRAGGQLVLACATAPGFGEWRALLQSVLTHLLGPHAPEAFPDLPSAQEVACSLQAAGFALPFFRPIAERVYVYDPERFVRLMATVAPNWAAGLSPETRRAVEAEAARAMRRAAPEGFTVTWTAVETVGTKVAG
- a CDS encoding citrate (Si)-synthase: MSTVKETVTSSLKETLKQKIEAWRPRTTRLLKEFGKVVIDQVTIEQAIGGARDVRCLVTDISYLDPYEGIRFRGKTIPEVFAELPKARGSEYPTVEAFWYFLLTGDIPTQAQVEEVMAEWKQRQNVPSYVFDVIRALPKDSHPMVMLSAGVLSMQRESKFTAYYHSGRYNKLQAWEYMYEDAFDLVARIPIIAAFIYRYKYKNDQHIPIDPNLDMGANFAHMMGIPKPYDDVSRMYFILHSDHESGNVSAHTTHLVASALSDAYYAYSAGLNGLAGPLHGLANQEVLSWIMEFQKKLGGAEPNKENVSKALWDTLNAGQVIPGYGHAVLRKTDPRYTAQREFCLKHMPDDPLFKLVSLIYEVAPGILMEHGKAKNPWPNVDAQSGVIQWHYGVREWDFYTVLFGVGRALGTMANITWDRALGYPIERPKSVTTEMLEQWAAEGGRKS